From one Solanum stenotomum isolate F172 chromosome 12, ASM1918654v1, whole genome shotgun sequence genomic stretch:
- the LOC125848918 gene encoding probable histone acetyltransferase HAC-like 1 isoform X2 — translation MNLNRVSVGVPFSSGGTYLFQEASDLLQLNTTGSQQREKQNDNQIEWTNDQTRVPVNGMIGNRIKSYMWKRNLDMGKQMFNNLPDLSSQPSVDAVCKQDHVGEIPSREYQNLFLQEAYNPQAWQHEALCCSSNLQSVHHDHLTASCMTDSLLQTALSANKPGELGEVLSSAGVSYISKEIVDSPEPFSSVTVCSEGEWNANKEPYEDGLTYSDNGFLSISESVSKSLIKPQYSDEVEFNLRKCGRYLETNQNIYHDNVPALYGQSVDSSHLNRWPSESEVNWFSKDYTLPTAMSSQLPNSRSYGYLVEQDATMNNVSRQRSSLPSVFQPFPEQLPSIQQRDLHQLHTGSSNGSDCDVHPIGSANLSNSDNLSLHDILALYINYNSGVVDAGRIQIPFMNYLHLTVCNGKRCWCDWNSALISHFQNCQYAGCGMCKPVRELHPTDVKESDKTMVAILHNEECSGFRSSINEAALPPSKRKRVENLPVLQCGSSNADSGNQQSPAAGHLSLGQFFESPICSKKNKTEISNEIASCVEDQNTAGESCNLANIDILHVANGSFSSAELTNDCGLQKTVHTCSSGTDYNEIDSSSQMSLERLSFLPIEPTDDQQQELQSASKYDQTTSSARSDLTEPKADYQMEMRSEDPKRLGISLTDYFTIEQLKDHIHNLSQYNQGSTGNMTVLPISENVCQLCGTDRLVFVPRPVYCSSCCKCIKRNLVYYWAVDEAGGRHCFCTKCFRKSCGDDVSSQGLSISKNKFQKAKNNDQNEESWVQCDKCECWQHQICALYNAKKDLEGQAKYICPFCCLKEIEAGEHVPLPVSIGAQDLPRTMLSDHIEQRLSRRLNLERNERAKLSGQDADEVPGAADLIVRVVLSVNRNLKVKQPFLDLCHNEGYPPEFQYKSKVILLFQKIGGVDVCLFGMYVQEFGSECAPPNRRCVYISYLDSIKYFKPDIETVKGEALRTFVYQEILIGYMDYCKKRGFTTCYLWACPPVKGEDYILYCHPESQKTPKPEKLRLWYRSMLRKASEEDIVVNYTNLYDHFFVPSTRNSARISAAHLPYFDGDYWSGAAEDIVRNIEKESRGDSRNKVKKLMTKSTLKAIGHDNLSADATKDILVMQKLGQTILPVKEDFIIVNLLVVCTNCQQAILSEGRWSCKQCRNFHICARCLALKDNLSEQKTHTSSSGEEHLLSEVVVDDIPASTEDQDAIIENDFFENRHSFLSFCEKNHYQFDSLRRAKHSSMMILYHLNKNIHLSKTDSGFGKEQFEGQRPLKVKLMDILVHASQCRATPSNPCSYSGCLKMRKLFQHACRCSVRVPGGCALCRKIWSLLHWHSQTCQDISCLVPRCKDIKKHVARRNPLLQRGERG, via the exons ATGAATTTGAACAGAGTCAGTGTTGGGGTACCATTTAGTTCTGGAGGAACCTACTTATTCCAGGAGGCATCAGATCTCCTCCAGCTTAATACCACAGGTTCACAACAGCGTGAGAAACAAAATGATAATCAGATCGAGTGGACCAATGATCAAACAAGGGTTCCTGTGAATGGAATGATTGGAAATAGAAT CAAGAGTTATATGTGGAAAAGGAATTTGGACATGGGCAAGCAGATGTTCAACAATTTGCCTGACTTGAGTAGTCAGCCATCAGTAGATGCAGTTTGTAAG CAGGATCATGTGGGAGAGATACCTTCACgtgaatatcaaaatttattcCTGCAAGAAGCATATAATCCACAAGCATGGCAGCATGAGGCACTTTGTTGCAGTTCAAATTTGCAATCTGTACATCATGATCACTTAACGGCTTCTTGTATGACTGACAGCTTACTCCAAACAG CATTATCAGCTAATAAGCCAGGTGAATTGGGAGAAGTACTTTCCTCGGCCGGTGTGTCATATATTTCCAAAGAGATTGTTGATTCTCCTGAGCCATTCTCATCTGTTACTGTATGTTCCGAAGGAGAATGGAATGCCAATAAGGAACCCTATGAAGATGGACTAACATATTCAGATAACGGTTTTCTAAGTATCTCCGAGTCAGTATCAAAAAGTCTAATTAAGCCGCAGTATTCCGATGAAG TTGAATTCAATCTCAGAAAATGTGGAAGATACCTGGAGACTAATCAGAATATTTATCATGACAACGTTCCAGCATTATATGGACAAAGTGTAGATTCGTCTCATCTGAATCGTTGGCCTTCAGAATCGGAAGTTAATTGGTTTTCTAAAGACTACACTTTGCCAACTGCAATGTCTTCTCAGCTGCCTAATTCAAGATCATATGGGTATTTGGTGGAGCAAGATGCTACTATGAATAATGTATCAAGACAAAGATCGAGTTTACCCAGTGTATTCCAGCCTTTCCCAGAGCAGTTACCTAGTATTCAGCAACGTGatcttcatcaacttcataCTGGTTCTTCAAATGGGTCTGACTGTGATGTTCATCCAATCGGATCTGCAAACCTTTCAAATTCAGATAATTTGTCTTTACATGATATTCTTGCTTTATACATCAATTACAATAGTGGAGTAGTAGATGCTGGGAGAATTCAAATTCCTTTTATGAATTACTTGCATTTAACTGTATGCAATGGAAAGAGATGTTGGTGTGATTGGAACTCAGCACTGATATCTCATTTTCAAAACTGTCAATATGCTGGCTGTGGGATGTGCAAGCCTGTCAGAGAGCTGCATCCTACAGATGTTAAGGAGTCAGACAAAACTATGGTAGCGATTCTCCATAATGAGGAATGTAGTGGCTTTAGATCTTCTATCAATGAAGCTGCTTTGCCACCATCAAAGCGGAAGAGGGTGGAAAATCTCCCTGTGCTTCAATGTGGGTCTTCCAATGCTGATTCTGGCAATCAGCAGTCCCCTGCTGCTGGACATTTATCATTAGGGCAGTTCTTTGAAAGTCCTATTTGCAGCAAGAAGAATAAAACAGAGATCAGTAATGAAATTGCCAGCTGTGTGGAGGACCAGAATACAGCTGGTGAATCTTGCAATCTTGCCAACATCGACATCTTGCATGTTGCAAATGGTTCTTTTTCCTCTGCAGAGCTCACTAATGATTGTGGACTGCAGAAGACAGTGCATACATGCAGCAGTGGAACAGATTATAATGAGATTGACAGTTCTTCCCAGATGAGCTTAGAAAGGTTGTCTTTTCTTCCTATAGAGCCTACTGATGATCAACAACAGGAGTTACAAAGTGCATCTAAGTATGACCAGACCACTTCATCTGCAAGGAGCGATTTAACTGAACCAAAAGCTGATTATCAGATGGAAATGAGATCAGAAGATCCAAAGAGGCTGGGTATTTCATTGACGGACTATTTCACCATTGAGCAGTTGAAGGATCATATCCACAATCTCAGTCAATATAATCAG GGATCAACTGGAAATATGACAGTACTTCCTATCTCTGAGAATGTCTGCCAATTATGTGGCACCGATAGGCTTGTTTTTGTCCCAAGACCTGTATATTGTTCATCATGTTGTAAGTGTATCAAGCGCAACTTGGTTTATTATTGGGCTGTGGACGAAGCTGGTGGACGGCACTGCTTTTGTACAAAATGTTTCAGGAAGTCGTGTGGCGATGATGTCTCATCCCAAGGACTATCAATTAGCAAAAATAAGTTTCAAAAGGCAAAAAATAATGATCAAAATGAAGAATCG TGGGTACAATGTGATAAGTGTGAATGCTGGCAACATCAAATTTGTGCTCTCTATAATGCTAAAAAAGATTTAGAAGGACAAGCGAAGTACATATGTCCATTTTGTTGTTTAAAGGAGATAGAAGCAGGAGAGCATGTGCCTTTACCAGTTTCTATCGGAGCTCAAGATCTTCCAAGAACTATGCTTAGTGATCACATTGAGCAGAGACTGTCCAGGCGCCTCAACCTAGAAAGAAATGAGAGAGCAAAATTGTCAGGACAGGATGCTGATGAG GTACCTGGTGCAGCAGATCTAATTGTCAGAGTGGTATTGTCTGTTAACAGAAATTTGAAAGTAAAGCAGCCATTTTTGGATCTTTGTCACAATGAAGGTTATCCTCCAGAGTTCCAGTACAAATCAAAG GTGATTCTATTATTCCAGAAAATTGGAGGAGTAGATGTTTGCCTCTTTGGAATGTATGTCCAAGAGTTTGGATCAGAATGTGCCCCTCCGAATAGACGTTGCGTCTATATATCATATCTCGATTCTATCAAGTACTTTAAACCTGATATAGAAACTGTGAAAGGGGAAGCTCTGCGAACTTTTGTATACCAGGAAATACTG ATTGGGTACATGGATTACTGCAAGAAACGAGGTTTTACAACCTGCTATTTATGGGCTTGCCCCCCTGTAAAAGGTGAAGACTACATCTTGTATTGCCATCCTGAATCTCAGAAAACACCAAAACCAGAGAAGCTCCGGTTATG GTATAGGTCAATGTTAAGGAAAGCCTCTGAAGAGGATATCGTGGTGAACTACACTAATTTATATGACCACTTTTTTGTGCCGAGTACAAGGAATAGTGCCAGAATAAGTGCTGCTCATTTGCCATATTTCGACGGAGACTATTGGTCGGGTGCTGCAGAAGATATAGTTAGGAATATTGAGAAAGAGAGCAGAGGTGATTCACGGAATAAAGTTAAAAAGCTAATGACAAAGAGTACGCTAAAAGCAATTGGACATGACAATCTTTCTGCAGATGCAACTAAAGATATTCTAGTGATGCAAAAG CTGGGGCAAACAATCTTACCCGTGAAAGAAGATTTCATCATTGTAAACTTGCTTGTTGTGTGCACAAACTGCCAACAAGCAATATTATCAGAAGGTCGATGGTCTTGTAAGCAGTGCAGAAACTTTCATATATGTGCGAG GTGTCTCGCGTTGAAGGATAACCTTAGTGAGCAGAAAACACACACTTCCAGTAGTGGAGAAGAGCATTTACTTTCTGAG GTTGTGGTGGACGATATACCTGCTAGCACTGAGGACCAAGATGCCattattgaaaatgattttttcgaGAATAGGCATTCTTTTTTAAGCTTCTGCGAGAAAAATCACTATCAATTTGATTCACTCCGTCGTGCCAAGCATTCCTCAATGATGATATTGTATCATCTCAACAAGAACATTCACCTGTCTAAAACTGACTCTGGCTTCGGAAAGGAGCAATTCGAGGGT
- the LOC125848918 gene encoding probable histone acetyltransferase HAC-like 1 isoform X1: MEECLESQMNLNRVSVGVPFSSGGTYLFQEASDLLQLNTTGSQQREKQNDNQIEWTNDQTRVPVNGMIGNRIKSYMWKRNLDMGKQMFNNLPDLSSQPSVDAVCKQDHVGEIPSREYQNLFLQEAYNPQAWQHEALCCSSNLQSVHHDHLTASCMTDSLLQTALSANKPGELGEVLSSAGVSYISKEIVDSPEPFSSVTVCSEGEWNANKEPYEDGLTYSDNGFLSISESVSKSLIKPQYSDEVEFNLRKCGRYLETNQNIYHDNVPALYGQSVDSSHLNRWPSESEVNWFSKDYTLPTAMSSQLPNSRSYGYLVEQDATMNNVSRQRSSLPSVFQPFPEQLPSIQQRDLHQLHTGSSNGSDCDVHPIGSANLSNSDNLSLHDILALYINYNSGVVDAGRIQIPFMNYLHLTVCNGKRCWCDWNSALISHFQNCQYAGCGMCKPVRELHPTDVKESDKTMVAILHNEECSGFRSSINEAALPPSKRKRVENLPVLQCGSSNADSGNQQSPAAGHLSLGQFFESPICSKKNKTEISNEIASCVEDQNTAGESCNLANIDILHVANGSFSSAELTNDCGLQKTVHTCSSGTDYNEIDSSSQMSLERLSFLPIEPTDDQQQELQSASKYDQTTSSARSDLTEPKADYQMEMRSEDPKRLGISLTDYFTIEQLKDHIHNLSQYNQGSTGNMTVLPISENVCQLCGTDRLVFVPRPVYCSSCCKCIKRNLVYYWAVDEAGGRHCFCTKCFRKSCGDDVSSQGLSISKNKFQKAKNNDQNEESWVQCDKCECWQHQICALYNAKKDLEGQAKYICPFCCLKEIEAGEHVPLPVSIGAQDLPRTMLSDHIEQRLSRRLNLERNERAKLSGQDADEVPGAADLIVRVVLSVNRNLKVKQPFLDLCHNEGYPPEFQYKSKVILLFQKIGGVDVCLFGMYVQEFGSECAPPNRRCVYISYLDSIKYFKPDIETVKGEALRTFVYQEILIGYMDYCKKRGFTTCYLWACPPVKGEDYILYCHPESQKTPKPEKLRLWYRSMLRKASEEDIVVNYTNLYDHFFVPSTRNSARISAAHLPYFDGDYWSGAAEDIVRNIEKESRGDSRNKVKKLMTKSTLKAIGHDNLSADATKDILVMQKLGQTILPVKEDFIIVNLLVVCTNCQQAILSEGRWSCKQCRNFHICARCLALKDNLSEQKTHTSSSGEEHLLSEVVVDDIPASTEDQDAIIENDFFENRHSFLSFCEKNHYQFDSLRRAKHSSMMILYHLNKNIHLSKTDSGFGKEQFEGQRPLKVKLMDILVHASQCRATPSNPCSYSGCLKMRKLFQHACRCSVRVPGGCALCRKIWSLLHWHSQTCQDISCLVPRCKDIKKHVARRNPLLQRGERG, encoded by the exons ATG GAGGAATGTTTAGAAAGCCAGATGAATTTGAACAGAGTCAGTGTTGGGGTACCATTTAGTTCTGGAGGAACCTACTTATTCCAGGAGGCATCAGATCTCCTCCAGCTTAATACCACAGGTTCACAACAGCGTGAGAAACAAAATGATAATCAGATCGAGTGGACCAATGATCAAACAAGGGTTCCTGTGAATGGAATGATTGGAAATAGAAT CAAGAGTTATATGTGGAAAAGGAATTTGGACATGGGCAAGCAGATGTTCAACAATTTGCCTGACTTGAGTAGTCAGCCATCAGTAGATGCAGTTTGTAAG CAGGATCATGTGGGAGAGATACCTTCACgtgaatatcaaaatttattcCTGCAAGAAGCATATAATCCACAAGCATGGCAGCATGAGGCACTTTGTTGCAGTTCAAATTTGCAATCTGTACATCATGATCACTTAACGGCTTCTTGTATGACTGACAGCTTACTCCAAACAG CATTATCAGCTAATAAGCCAGGTGAATTGGGAGAAGTACTTTCCTCGGCCGGTGTGTCATATATTTCCAAAGAGATTGTTGATTCTCCTGAGCCATTCTCATCTGTTACTGTATGTTCCGAAGGAGAATGGAATGCCAATAAGGAACCCTATGAAGATGGACTAACATATTCAGATAACGGTTTTCTAAGTATCTCCGAGTCAGTATCAAAAAGTCTAATTAAGCCGCAGTATTCCGATGAAG TTGAATTCAATCTCAGAAAATGTGGAAGATACCTGGAGACTAATCAGAATATTTATCATGACAACGTTCCAGCATTATATGGACAAAGTGTAGATTCGTCTCATCTGAATCGTTGGCCTTCAGAATCGGAAGTTAATTGGTTTTCTAAAGACTACACTTTGCCAACTGCAATGTCTTCTCAGCTGCCTAATTCAAGATCATATGGGTATTTGGTGGAGCAAGATGCTACTATGAATAATGTATCAAGACAAAGATCGAGTTTACCCAGTGTATTCCAGCCTTTCCCAGAGCAGTTACCTAGTATTCAGCAACGTGatcttcatcaacttcataCTGGTTCTTCAAATGGGTCTGACTGTGATGTTCATCCAATCGGATCTGCAAACCTTTCAAATTCAGATAATTTGTCTTTACATGATATTCTTGCTTTATACATCAATTACAATAGTGGAGTAGTAGATGCTGGGAGAATTCAAATTCCTTTTATGAATTACTTGCATTTAACTGTATGCAATGGAAAGAGATGTTGGTGTGATTGGAACTCAGCACTGATATCTCATTTTCAAAACTGTCAATATGCTGGCTGTGGGATGTGCAAGCCTGTCAGAGAGCTGCATCCTACAGATGTTAAGGAGTCAGACAAAACTATGGTAGCGATTCTCCATAATGAGGAATGTAGTGGCTTTAGATCTTCTATCAATGAAGCTGCTTTGCCACCATCAAAGCGGAAGAGGGTGGAAAATCTCCCTGTGCTTCAATGTGGGTCTTCCAATGCTGATTCTGGCAATCAGCAGTCCCCTGCTGCTGGACATTTATCATTAGGGCAGTTCTTTGAAAGTCCTATTTGCAGCAAGAAGAATAAAACAGAGATCAGTAATGAAATTGCCAGCTGTGTGGAGGACCAGAATACAGCTGGTGAATCTTGCAATCTTGCCAACATCGACATCTTGCATGTTGCAAATGGTTCTTTTTCCTCTGCAGAGCTCACTAATGATTGTGGACTGCAGAAGACAGTGCATACATGCAGCAGTGGAACAGATTATAATGAGATTGACAGTTCTTCCCAGATGAGCTTAGAAAGGTTGTCTTTTCTTCCTATAGAGCCTACTGATGATCAACAACAGGAGTTACAAAGTGCATCTAAGTATGACCAGACCACTTCATCTGCAAGGAGCGATTTAACTGAACCAAAAGCTGATTATCAGATGGAAATGAGATCAGAAGATCCAAAGAGGCTGGGTATTTCATTGACGGACTATTTCACCATTGAGCAGTTGAAGGATCATATCCACAATCTCAGTCAATATAATCAG GGATCAACTGGAAATATGACAGTACTTCCTATCTCTGAGAATGTCTGCCAATTATGTGGCACCGATAGGCTTGTTTTTGTCCCAAGACCTGTATATTGTTCATCATGTTGTAAGTGTATCAAGCGCAACTTGGTTTATTATTGGGCTGTGGACGAAGCTGGTGGACGGCACTGCTTTTGTACAAAATGTTTCAGGAAGTCGTGTGGCGATGATGTCTCATCCCAAGGACTATCAATTAGCAAAAATAAGTTTCAAAAGGCAAAAAATAATGATCAAAATGAAGAATCG TGGGTACAATGTGATAAGTGTGAATGCTGGCAACATCAAATTTGTGCTCTCTATAATGCTAAAAAAGATTTAGAAGGACAAGCGAAGTACATATGTCCATTTTGTTGTTTAAAGGAGATAGAAGCAGGAGAGCATGTGCCTTTACCAGTTTCTATCGGAGCTCAAGATCTTCCAAGAACTATGCTTAGTGATCACATTGAGCAGAGACTGTCCAGGCGCCTCAACCTAGAAAGAAATGAGAGAGCAAAATTGTCAGGACAGGATGCTGATGAG GTACCTGGTGCAGCAGATCTAATTGTCAGAGTGGTATTGTCTGTTAACAGAAATTTGAAAGTAAAGCAGCCATTTTTGGATCTTTGTCACAATGAAGGTTATCCTCCAGAGTTCCAGTACAAATCAAAG GTGATTCTATTATTCCAGAAAATTGGAGGAGTAGATGTTTGCCTCTTTGGAATGTATGTCCAAGAGTTTGGATCAGAATGTGCCCCTCCGAATAGACGTTGCGTCTATATATCATATCTCGATTCTATCAAGTACTTTAAACCTGATATAGAAACTGTGAAAGGGGAAGCTCTGCGAACTTTTGTATACCAGGAAATACTG ATTGGGTACATGGATTACTGCAAGAAACGAGGTTTTACAACCTGCTATTTATGGGCTTGCCCCCCTGTAAAAGGTGAAGACTACATCTTGTATTGCCATCCTGAATCTCAGAAAACACCAAAACCAGAGAAGCTCCGGTTATG GTATAGGTCAATGTTAAGGAAAGCCTCTGAAGAGGATATCGTGGTGAACTACACTAATTTATATGACCACTTTTTTGTGCCGAGTACAAGGAATAGTGCCAGAATAAGTGCTGCTCATTTGCCATATTTCGACGGAGACTATTGGTCGGGTGCTGCAGAAGATATAGTTAGGAATATTGAGAAAGAGAGCAGAGGTGATTCACGGAATAAAGTTAAAAAGCTAATGACAAAGAGTACGCTAAAAGCAATTGGACATGACAATCTTTCTGCAGATGCAACTAAAGATATTCTAGTGATGCAAAAG CTGGGGCAAACAATCTTACCCGTGAAAGAAGATTTCATCATTGTAAACTTGCTTGTTGTGTGCACAAACTGCCAACAAGCAATATTATCAGAAGGTCGATGGTCTTGTAAGCAGTGCAGAAACTTTCATATATGTGCGAG GTGTCTCGCGTTGAAGGATAACCTTAGTGAGCAGAAAACACACACTTCCAGTAGTGGAGAAGAGCATTTACTTTCTGAG GTTGTGGTGGACGATATACCTGCTAGCACTGAGGACCAAGATGCCattattgaaaatgattttttcgaGAATAGGCATTCTTTTTTAAGCTTCTGCGAGAAAAATCACTATCAATTTGATTCACTCCGTCGTGCCAAGCATTCCTCAATGATGATATTGTATCATCTCAACAAGAACATTCACCTGTCTAAAACTGACTCTGGCTTCGGAAAGGAGCAATTCGAGGGT